GCTATCATGAGTGAGAAGTTTGCTCTTATCACAGATACGTTTCTTGGGAACCCGTCGCAGTACAGCGGTGTCGAAGCAAGCGATATGATTGGAGGTGCCGAGGTAAACCTGTATCGAATTGCTCAGATTCTCCTTGAGGAAGGACACGAAGTGACGGTGTATCAGAAGGACACAGGGAATCCGAATAATGAGTATGACGGGATCAAAATTGAGTATTTGCCGACTATTGGGTCAGGTACCATGGAGCTCCTATCATTTAACATTCAATGGCAGCGAGCCTTAGCTCAAGACGAAATTGTCTATGTTCACTCGCCGGAGTATGCAATCCCCGACTTGAAACCAGTAGACGCACTAAATCAGCAGGGTATCACGTGGGACGCACCCTCTTCTAAGGACCTTAAGACTAGAGTCAAGCGGTATTTTCTTGGTCGACAGCTCTCGAAGACGCTTGTGCGGTGTACCGATAACGCGTTTCTGACCTATGTTCAGTCAGAGCATCCGACCGCACGAAACAATGTGTTTCCTATACCAAACGGAGTTGATACAACGATATTCTCGCAAGACGTTGACCCAGTTAAGAATTCAACCAACCAAGCGTCAGAAGAGACGGTTATACTCTTCCCGCGCACGCTCCGACTTGCGAGAGGAGCACACTTAATCGTTGATGCACTAGCCGAACTACGGTCGAAGGGGTATGATGTGTCACTCTGGTTCCTTGGTGCCGAAAATATTACTGATGCATCATCGATCCGGAGCCAGATTGAACGTAACGACCTGAGTGAAGTGGTAGAGTTTCTCGGGCACGTTCCCCATAAGGAGATGCCGCACTACTACGCCGCTGCTGATATCGTTGCGATTCCGACATACCATTCTGAGGGAACCTCATTATCGTGCCTTGAGGCGATGGCATGTGGTCGGCCAGTCGTGGTCACTGACATCGGTGGACTCAAAGAAATCATCTATCAGGATAAGGTGGACGGAGGGTTCAAGGTCAAACCCACAGGGAAGGCTCTCGCCACCGCCATTGAGAGGCTTGTCGAAGACCCTGTTTTGCGAGATAATTTGGGTGAGAATGCGAGACAACGGGTAGTCAACTACTTCACGTTGGAGCGGTGGGAGCAGCAAATGCGAGAGTTCTTCTGCATGGTGTCGGAAAGACACAGCCAGAACTAATCGTTTTTTATTGGTCGGGATCGGGTCGCACTTGTGCGATGGAGTCATCAAATGGTGGGCTTTTTCTGACCCTGGAGGCCATTCCCGGACTTTGATGTGGCGTATTCCGCTGGCCCAGCGGAGACACATCACAGATCTTCTTGATTAGTCTATACACATCCAAAGATGCACAACGAGATTTATTTTCCTCTTGCTTGACACGGATAGAGCCGCCATTTTCAGATGTCTAGGAGTTGCATCTCGAAATACGACACCTGTCCTTGGCTCTCTCAGCTTCAACGGATAGTGGACGAACGGGCGTACAGCAGTTCGATCTGGAGTCACCCAGGATACGTGTCAGTGTTCACCGGCGAACTACCTCCAGAGTACGATGCCATTGATTGGGAATGACTCTTGAATAGTACCAGGTAATGTGCCTCAGAAGAAACGATTACCGAACGAAGTATGTCTCTCCACACTTATTATCATGTAACTTTAGTCACTCTGACGCACTTAACGTCCATCATGCTGATAACAACTTCGGTGAGCGGTGACCGTACCCCGACAGTGGGTCACAGGCAAACTGATTTCAATGAGAGGTAGAGACATAGAGTATTACATGTGACCGAGTACGTGGATGTTAGCAATTGATTGAAGGATAAAAAATGTTGTATGATGAGAAGAAATCAATCAACTTCAAGTTGTGTGCCTCACCGCCTCTGCAGCCACGTATTGAAGTAGTCAAACAAGAGTGCAATCGTACCGAACTGTACACCAATTATTAGACAGAGTATGGAGAGGAGGGCTTTCCCGGGCCAGAACTCCCTCGTCGCGTAGTAGTGGGTAGCCGTATCGAAGCCGAAAATTGCCCCACTACCCAGCAATGATAGTGAAATAATTCCAAAAAAGAACAGCGGATTCTGGAAGCGAATCACGCTGAGAATGGTTCGGATAACTGACCAAGCATGCCTAATTGGATGGGTCGACGAGTCAGCTTCATCGTTATAGTGCTCCTCAATGGCGACCTCCGAAACGGTGAGCCCAGCACGATCACAATGTATCAGCATTTCGGATTCAACACCCATCCCAACCTGGATATCCCCAACTACCTCTAATGCATCACGGGAGAAGGATCGATATCCCGATTGGGTATCACAGACGGGGGACTCAAGTGTTAAATTCGTCGCACTGTCGAGCATCCATCGGCCAAAACACCGCGCAAAAGAAGGTTCCCCATCTCCCGTTAGTTGCCGACTGCCCACAACAACCTCAGCCTCACCTGCCTCTATCGGCGCTATCAGCTCTGGAATAGAACCGGCATTATGCTGTCCATCCGCATCGAGCGTCACGATCACCGAAGCCCCATAATCCATAGCCTGCTCAAATCCCACTTTCAGGGCCGCTCCCTTACCTCTATTCGATCCAAGGGAGATGACTTCTGCACCCGCTGCTTCGGAAATAGCCGCTGTCCGGTCGTCAGAGCCGTCATCCACTACAATGATTATATCGACATACGGGAGTGTTTCCAAGACGACTGAGCCAATCGTCCGACCCTCATTATATGCGGGGATCACTGCACACCGCGATATCTCCGTCTTTGCCTCAGTTTGATCTGTCGCTAGTTCCTTACTCATTGTATGCACTCTCAGTTGGAATCTGCCTGTCTCTAATCCACTCGATAGCCGGTCTGAAAAGGAGCAAACCCGAAATCACCCCGCCAAAGATAATGACTCCCAATGGAGGTCGGCCAGGAGTCGTTGCGATACCACCTGCAACTGCCCCGCTGTAGCAATAAGCTCCCGCCCACGGGACCGCAGCCATAAGTGTCGCCAAGAGATAGATCGGGAGACGAACGTCGGCCATCCCCGCTGCCCAAGCAACGGGGTCTAAGGGCGTCGGAGAAAGCGAGGCTGCGAACATCCCGCGGTAAACACCAACACGGTCAAGGAGACTTTCGCTAACCGTTTGGAACCGTCCAACTCCGGGGATCCAAGCCGGTAATTGTCGGGAATATGTACCCAAATAGTATGCCGGCAAGCCGGTTATCACGGACCCAAGTACGACGATTGGGAGTCCTTGGATGATACCGAACTTTGCCCCAACGAGAAATGAAAGCACTGCTGATGGAAACCCAGTCACCGGACGAATCAAGTACAACACGAATATTGCCATCACCAGCAATGGGGTGCTTTTTGTTGTGCTACTAACTGAGCCCCAGAGGTCCCATGCCGACACGTCCTGAAGAGCAATCCAAGTACCAAGGAAGACTAATGATAACAGCATAGCTCCCCATATAGCGGAAGAAGTGACGGATGACTGTTTACCAGTCATAATTAGCTCCGATAGTCGAGTACTTCGAAGAGCGGTGTACCGATGCTGATAGTTCGCTTGCGAGCCGGTTTGCCGAACAGCTGTTCTACGGCTTCACCGACTTCATGAACAGACTTTGGATGATACTCTCCCGAAAAGCCGGCTATGCGTCGACCAACTCTGTACATCCAGTTTTCTGTCGGACCTGTCACAAGTAATTGACCTCCTGGGCTGATCACACGGCTGAGTTCAGAGAGGGGTCGTTCAAGTTCATCAAAATGTTCGAGTACGTCCATCGCAACAATACAGTCGAACGAATTGTCCTTGAGCGGGAGGTGGGAAATATCCCCCTTCAAGATCTGTACCTGCGAACACGGCTGAAGGTATGCATTGGCCGCCTCTGGCGCGATATCGATACCAGTAACAGTCCGTTTTGGAGTTGTATCTAGCGTCTCAACAAGTGCACCTGCGCCACAACCAACGTCCATCAAACGTCTCGCCTGATCGGAAATCCACTTGAGAACCGCATTGCCTCGAGCTTGGAAAAGCGCCCGGAGTAGTAGGTTCTCGTGTGTATAGCTTGGAATCGCAGATTCTTCGACTTGGCTCGACGCCAGTTCTGTGACTGCTTGTGAGAGGCGACTGCGATCCGGCGTGTAGGGTCCATCAACGACATCCTGCCAGCCATGAAGTCTAGCCACTAATCGAATTCCTGCTTGGCAGGCCCGAATGCGGAAGTTTGGATCGGTTCTGAACATTATTAGTGGCTATGTCTATAATTATAGTTCATTCTAGAATGATTGGGAAACCATACGATGCGGTCGCCAGTACCGATGACCGGGTGAAGTCTCATTAATAGAATCATCCAAAATGATAGAACATTTTCTTTTACTTGAGTCCAAGAGTACATCCGGAGATTTGACCATTCCATTCTACCATAATTATATTGGATCCAACGCCATCCAAGTACAATTATTGCATTCATAATCCAAGCTGTGAAATATGTCTAAATATAATATTTCAGTTATACATCGAATAATCTTGAAAGCGACTCGGTAAATAGATTCTGGTCCATTGAAGATCAGACAGATACTCCACACTCGAAGGTTTCCGATCATTGGGACCTCAACCTCTGAATGATATCGTTAACTGGAATTAAATTCTGTTGCGACACTGTCCAAGCACCGTGGCCGGCTACTAAGACAAAGAAGGGACCAAGTGGGGCCCGGTATCGATAATGTTGTGTAAGGAATGTAAAGGCAACAACACCAGTCGTAGCAGCAATGGGAAGTAGCCAATATATACGACGGCTATACCTGATTCGGTTCCTGAGCAGGCTAATGGTGCCATATCCTGCCATCGGAATAATTATTAAAGATACTATAGACCCAAATGCAAACACAATATTCCTCCTCCAAAACGGCATTAAAGGAATGTAAAAAAGTACAGCACGAGCCGTAGCCAACATTATATAGTGGTCGAGATTAGTGAGTAGGGTAACTAGCGATGAACTAGCTGCGGTGAAATTATAATCAAGACCTCCTGGAACTGGAATTCCCAGATTATGGTTGCGACCAATGAAAATCCATCCTTCTTGAAGGGATGCATTAAGGACCCTATCAATCCAGTCGGTGCGCCCGCCTAGTCCCATGATGATGACTGCGCCAATCACGGCTCCAACTCGGGCGGGCCACTTACCGAGAAGATTGGGACGAAGTTCGGGTGCGGGATATAAGTCCATCGCAATTATAGTGGCTGCAATAGGAATACCAAAGGGACGGGTTGTGGCCATCCAGCCAAGTGTAATTAACGTGAGTACGCGGGAATTTCGGGTCTGCATATCTAGATGATAATCTAGCATAAGCATCATTACCACAAGACTGAATATAAATACCGTTTCACTCATCAACCAAGTGGTCCATCTGAACGTTTCCAGATGGATAGTTAATAATGCTGGCGGGAGAAATACAAACCATCCCTCAAAATGGCGAGCAGAGATGAGGTAGACAATTACCACAGTAACAGAACTGATAGTCAGTTGAACCCAAATCCAGGCGCTAACGGATTGTCCTAACAGTTCGTAAATAGTACAGAATGGAATCGTCATTCCAGCGTATTCAGCTGCAGGTTGGAAATTTGAACCCGCAGGTTGTTGGAGAGCCGGTAGTAGCCCATCTTTCCATCGGGCGCAAGTTCCGATATACTCTCGCGAATCGGATATGACTCGGGGAGAACCATGTTTAATCTGCAAATAATATGAGGTCCTTAATCCCAAAGCCGCGAAAAAAAGGGAAAATGCGGAAAGTATCTGGTTTTTATTTGTAGAGACACCCTTCAATATCTCACTCATTTAGGTGGCAGAATACTGGCAATCCTATTGTATAAATACTTCGGTACTACTGTTGTTCGGCAGGTCTGGCACAGTATACACCATTATTTGAACACTACTATAAGATAATAATCCAGACAGATATAACTGAATATATTTTTCATCAAAAATCTAGTCTCGATTCACATCCAATAAACCTGGATCACTCCACATCCATATCTGAAGACTAACTCTGGGAGAGTCATAACATATATCTTCTGGCTTAATCTAGGCACCTATAGATGCAACAACGAGATATTATTTTCCTCTTGCTCGACACGGCTAGGGCCGACAGCTTTGGCTGTCTGGGTGCATCTCGAGATACGACTCCTGTCATCGACTCCCTTGCCTCTGACGGACTAGTGTACGAACAGGCATACAGTAACTCAATCTGGAGTCTCCCCGCATATGCCTCCATCTTCACCGGTGAACTACCTTCAGAACACGGTGCCGTCGACTGGAAACAGCATTTAGATGGTAACCCCTTGGTTGAGAATCTTAGGGCAAATGGGTACCGAACTGGGTGCGTATCTCCACACCTGTTGTCTGGCAATTTTGGCCTCTCTGACGCGTTTGACGTCCATCACATTGTAGACAACTTTGGTGAACGGTTACCTTATCCTAATGAGTCGGTCACGCAAACGATCAAGAGTCGGACGAAGAGTGGAAAATACAATTCATTGGGGGAGAAAGCAACCGATTTCATATCGCTGGCTGCAAGGCGTCGTAGCTACCAGGCAATCGTGAACGGGTTCGCGTATGTCCGGACAAAGATTCGCAACCATCGAGGGGATTGGGATGACGACGGTGCTGACGAAGTACTGAATCGCTCCCGAGAGTTCCTCGATAGCGGCGACGGTCCACGGTTTCTATTCGCGAATTTCATCGAACCACACGCCCCCTACCGGCCACCGGCTGAGTACATTCACACCTACTTGGACGAGGACGTTAGCGTCGATAGATTAGAAGAGGCATTGTTGAAGAGCTTTGTGGGTGCTACCGCTGGCATTGAGACTATTGGGGAACGTGACTCGGAAATTCTTAGAGCGTTGTATGACGCAGAAGTCAGGTACCTTGACGACCGAATTGGTGAGTTTCTACAAAACGTGGAAGCACAGTCAGACGGTCCTGATCCCGTAGTCGTCATTGCGTCCGACCACGGCGATCTTTTCGGCAAGCACGGCATCTGGGGACACCAAGCAGTAATCGACCGCGACCTCGCGCATGTTCCGCTGATTGTCTCACATCCTGATCTCCCCTCTGGACGTGTTGAATCCCCGGTATCACTGCGACAACTCTATACATTTTTCACCAATATAGCACAAGGAGACATCTGTCGCGTAGATCCGTGCGACACCGTCGTCACCGAATACTTCGGCTGGGATACACAGTTATCTATTGAGCCGTGGAACGAGTATGAGAACGTGAGTGTTGACGAATATGGACAGTATCAGGTCACCCTGTTTCATAAAGACAAGTTAGTCCGCTTCGACTCAGCCGGCACCGCCGAGGCGTTTGATCTTGAGACAGACGAGCGACTGGAGGACGGGGCCACCAAGGGTGATCGAGAGTTCCTCGCAGAGACCGTTGGCGATCCGCATACGATCCACCGCGAATACCGGGAGAGTGAAGACGGTGACCCATTAAAGGGGGATTTACAAGACCATCTTGAGAATCTTGGATACATGTAAAGGTGCAGCCTTTCAACTGGAAGAGGGACCTAGATTTTAATTCGATAGAATATTTATGGCAGCTAAAATATCTATTTACTGGATAGAAAAGGATATGGTTATATTATTCTGATATGAAAATCACTCACTTGATAGATCATGTTTAGTTAAGCGTGGAAATTGAGACGCGAGAATCTCTTGGTGCTCTATGCCAGAAATCCCTCGCTTCATTAGGTTAGAGAGTGGATTAA
Above is a genomic segment from Halomicrobium sp. LC1Hm containing:
- a CDS encoding glycosyltransferase family 4 protein, giving the protein MSEKFALITDTFLGNPSQYSGVEASDMIGGAEVNLYRIAQILLEEGHEVTVYQKDTGNPNNEYDGIKIEYLPTIGSGTMELLSFNIQWQRALAQDEIVYVHSPEYAIPDLKPVDALNQQGITWDAPSSKDLKTRVKRYFLGRQLSKTLVRCTDNAFLTYVQSEHPTARNNVFPIPNGVDTTIFSQDVDPVKNSTNQASEETVILFPRTLRLARGAHLIVDALAELRSKGYDVSLWFLGAENITDASSIRSQIERNDLSEVVEFLGHVPHKEMPHYYAAADIVAIPTYHSEGTSLSCLEAMACGRPVVVTDIGGLKEIIYQDKVDGGFKVKPTGKALATAIERLVEDPVLRDNLGENARQRVVNYFTLERWEQQMREFFCMVSERHSQN
- a CDS encoding glycosyltransferase family 2 protein → MSKELATDQTEAKTEISRCAVIPAYNEGRTIGSVVLETLPYVDIIIVVDDGSDDRTAAISEAAGAEVISLGSNRGKGAALKVGFEQAMDYGASVIVTLDADGQHNAGSIPELIAPIEAGEAEVVVGSRQLTGDGEPSFARCFGRWMLDSATNLTLESPVCDTQSGYRSFSRDALEVVGDIQVGMGVESEMLIHCDRAGLTVSEVAIEEHYNDEADSSTHPIRHAWSVIRTILSVIRFQNPLFFFGIISLSLLGSGAIFGFDTATHYYATREFWPGKALLSILCLIIGVQFGTIALLFDYFNTWLQRR
- a CDS encoding TVP38/TMEM64 family protein, which gives rise to MTGKQSSVTSSAIWGAMLLSLVFLGTWIALQDVSAWDLWGSVSSTTKSTPLLVMAIFVLYLIRPVTGFPSAVLSFLVGAKFGIIQGLPIVVLGSVITGLPAYYLGTYSRQLPAWIPGVGRFQTVSESLLDRVGVYRGMFAASLSPTPLDPVAWAAGMADVRLPIYLLATLMAAVPWAGAYCYSGAVAGGIATTPGRPPLGVIIFGGVISGLLLFRPAIEWIRDRQIPTESAYNE
- a CDS encoding class I SAM-dependent methyltransferase, yielding MFRTDPNFRIRACQAGIRLVARLHGWQDVVDGPYTPDRSRLSQAVTELASSQVEESAIPSYTHENLLLRALFQARGNAVLKWISDQARRLMDVGCGAGALVETLDTTPKRTVTGIDIAPEAANAYLQPCSQVQILKGDISHLPLKDNSFDCIVAMDVLEHFDELERPLSELSRVISPGGQLLVTGPTENWMYRVGRRIAGFSGEYHPKSVHEVGEAVEQLFGKPARKRTISIGTPLFEVLDYRS
- a CDS encoding sulfatase; the protein is MQQRDIIFLLLDTARADSFGCLGASRDTTPVIDSLASDGLVYEQAYSNSIWSLPAYASIFTGELPSEHGAVDWKQHLDGNPLVENLRANGYRTGCVSPHLLSGNFGLSDAFDVHHIVDNFGERLPYPNESVTQTIKSRTKSGKYNSLGEKATDFISLAARRRSYQAIVNGFAYVRTKIRNHRGDWDDDGADEVLNRSREFLDSGDGPRFLFANFIEPHAPYRPPAEYIHTYLDEDVSVDRLEEALLKSFVGATAGIETIGERDSEILRALYDAEVRYLDDRIGEFLQNVEAQSDGPDPVVVIASDHGDLFGKHGIWGHQAVIDRDLAHVPLIVSHPDLPSGRVESPVSLRQLYTFFTNIAQGDICRVDPCDTVVTEYFGWDTQLSIEPWNEYENVSVDEYGQYQVTLFHKDKLVRFDSAGTAEAFDLETDERLEDGATKGDREFLAETVGDPHTIHREYRESEDGDPLKGDLQDHLENLGYM